One genomic region from Blastopirellula marina encodes:
- a CDS encoding beta strand repeat-containing protein, with protein MKLQSCREVRRRKLTRTRLACEKCEPRLMLVGDLQFVSAADASVAPGAQLSVPVLYQTLDSNRDPSDQLASGLGLRLHFNSSLLTFDSLALGVTEDAFFNPNTVVAQDDINDFDNDPTTDKFLTAAWNDLIQADGGWPSASAQPVTLYTANFTAAGGFTGQTLINFSSSSTGTNPSNGQSFAFDSQSATISAQPPGTLSLAATDADKPEGDSATTNYTFTVTRSGSTTGAASVDYVVSGSGPNPADAADFGGTFPNGTVNFADGQATQLITIAVAGDTAIEENEGFTVTISNPAGATLGTATAVGTIQNDDVVATPLQFVSAADASVAPGAQLSVPVLYQTLDSNRDPSDQLASGLGLRLHFNSSLLTFDSLALGVTEDAFFNPNTVVAQDDINDFDNDPTTDKFLTAAWNDLIQADGGWPSASAQPVTLYTANFTAAGGFTGQTLINFSSSSTGTNPSNGQSFAFDSQSATISAQPPGTLSLAATDADKPEGDSATTNYTFTVTRSGSTTGAASVDYVVSGSGPNPADAADFGGTFPNGTVNFADGQATQLITIAVAGDTAIEENEGFTVTISNPAGATLGTATAVGTIQNDDTNTPPTITLIADVTIDEDTSTGNLAFTIGDQETAAGALVVTATSDNQLLVPNAKIALGGSGTDRTISVTPVANLSGTAEITVSVSDGTTVTVESFIVTVNAVNDPPSISAIADQVVFVGTATAALPFTLDDIDNAVGTLSVSAVSDNQTLIPNANIVLGGSGASRNIMVTPASGQTGTALITVTVGDGTDTTTEVFEVNVTADGLELHYVFTIPGIGTVTPGDNLVLPPNTEVIVSVVADKMPAINDLVSYQLNFQNSDLGSGGLTLSDWETDFPIVIDGNLLTPSDAFVAAANLQVQTTPVILGSFSLTTPAFSQGGPVEFLLTLDEVSGNEITSTTIGSLSGQSYFISDFGDVMIQFDVTPPQVVDVQLNVGLTDPANLPSGVQPTSWSTQRSDIRNIVVTFDEDISNITADDLVLTNLGINAPVDADQTISLTDGMLSVNGNSLTITFAPYQLPDGVFELQVLSTVTDLLGNDLDGDGNGEGGDAYSIAGNSTNKLFKLTGDYNGTGGVNILDSAVPIYWFGTTLPAAPEYVDLNKSGAINVLDFSGYIANFGKAVTYPAAQITPEVSGVPLLMEPLDTDLLYALLAEAVAAKNSVQSAIVNSAPLPGESFEPAHSVDQLAVMPVVFYSDPCKIIPNDNVGNAIPVVSPDLSLGDKMDFGERLIEDTADQNIAAIDESFRELSNDDDFIPDEFLCLDNDWILLSYASKKKSY; from the coding sequence ATGAAGCTTCAGTCGTGTCGGGAAGTTCGTCGTCGTAAACTTACTCGCACGCGGCTCGCATGCGAGAAGTGTGAGCCTCGTCTTATGCTCGTTGGCGACCTACAGTTCGTGAGCGCCGCGGATGCCAGTGTTGCTCCTGGAGCCCAACTGAGCGTGCCGGTACTTTACCAGACGCTCGATAGTAACCGAGACCCGTCGGACCAACTCGCCTCTGGACTTGGACTCCGATTACACTTCAACTCTTCCTTACTCACCTTCGACAGCCTGGCCCTGGGAGTTACCGAAGACGCATTCTTCAACCCCAACACGGTCGTTGCCCAGGACGATATCAACGACTTCGATAACGACCCCACGACCGACAAGTTTCTCACCGCCGCTTGGAACGACCTCATTCAGGCCGATGGCGGATGGCCTTCCGCTTCCGCTCAGCCGGTTACCCTCTACACGGCCAACTTCACCGCGGCTGGCGGCTTTACCGGTCAGACGCTTATCAACTTCAGCAGCAGCAGTACCGGCACCAATCCATCCAACGGACAGTCGTTCGCCTTCGATTCTCAGTCGGCGACGATCTCTGCCCAGCCCCCTGGCACCCTGAGCCTCGCGGCAACGGATGCCGACAAGCCGGAAGGCGACAGTGCAACGACCAACTATACCTTCACCGTGACCCGCAGCGGCAGCACGACAGGTGCCGCCAGCGTGGACTACGTTGTGAGCGGAAGCGGACCCAACCCCGCCGATGCAGCCGACTTCGGCGGAACCTTCCCCAATGGCACGGTCAACTTCGCCGATGGTCAAGCCACCCAACTGATCACCATTGCCGTAGCTGGTGACACGGCAATTGAGGAGAACGAAGGATTTACCGTGACAATCTCTAACCCCGCCGGCGCTACCCTGGGGACAGCGACCGCGGTGGGAACTATCCAGAATGATGACGTGGTAGCGACTCCGCTACAGTTCGTGAGCGCCGCGGATGCCAGTGTTGCTCCTGGAGCCCAACTGAGCGTGCCGGTGCTTTACCAGACGCTCGATAGTAACCGAGACCCGTCGGACCAACTCGCCTCTGGACTTGGACTCCGATTACACTTCAACTCTTCCTTACTCACCTTCGACAGCCTGGCCCTGGGAGTTACCGAAGACGCATTCTTCAACCCCAACACGGTCGTTGCCCAGGACGATATCAACGACTTCGATAACGACCCCACGACCGACAAGTTTCTCACCGCCGCTTGGAACGACCTCATTCAGGCCGATGGCGGATGGCCTTCCGCTTCCGCTCAGCCGGTTACCCTCTACACGGCCAACTTCACCGCGGCTGGCGGCTTTACCGGTCAGACGCTTATCAACTTCAGCAGCAGCAGTACCGGCACCAATCCATCCAACGGACAGTCGTTCGCCTTCGATTCTCAGTCGGCGACGATCTCTGCCCAGCCCCCTGGCACCCTGAGCCTCGCGGCAACGGATGCCGACAAGCCGGAAGGCGACAGTGCAACGACCAACTATACCTTCACCGTGACCCGCAGCGGCAGCACGACAGGTGCCGCCAGCGTGGACTACGTTGTGAGCGGAAGCGGACCCAACCCCGCCGATGCAGCCGACTTCGGCGGAACCTTCCCCAATGGCACGGTCAACTTCGCCGATGGTCAAGCCACCCAACTGATCACCATTGCCGTAGCTGGTGACACGGCAATTGAGGAGAACGAAGGGTTTACCGTGACAATCTCTAACCCCGCCGGCGCTACCCTGGGGACAGCGACCGCGGTCGGAACTATCCAGAATGATGACACCAACACGCCTCCAACAATTACCCTCATTGCCGACGTAACGATTGACGAAGACACGTCGACAGGCAACCTTGCTTTCACCATTGGAGACCAAGAAACGGCCGCTGGAGCATTGGTCGTTACAGCAACATCAGACAATCAATTGCTTGTTCCGAATGCTAAAATCGCGCTGGGAGGAAGTGGTACAGATCGAACGATAAGTGTTACACCAGTGGCGAATCTGTCAGGCACTGCTGAGATCACTGTGTCAGTGAGTGATGGCACTACGGTCACGGTCGAGTCTTTCATCGTAACGGTGAACGCAGTCAACGATCCTCCTTCTATTTCAGCCATTGCCGATCAGGTTGTTTTTGTTGGCACAGCGACAGCGGCTCTCCCGTTCACGTTGGACGATATTGACAACGCAGTGGGCACCCTTTCCGTCAGCGCCGTTTCAGACAATCAAACTTTGATCCCCAATGCCAATATTGTATTGGGTGGAAGTGGAGCCAGTCGCAATATTATGGTAACACCTGCTTCAGGGCAGACTGGCACGGCACTCATTACCGTTACCGTCGGCGACGGCACGGACACGACAACTGAAGTGTTTGAAGTCAATGTAACCGCCGATGGATTGGAGCTACATTACGTCTTCACGATTCCTGGCATCGGAACAGTGACTCCTGGCGATAACTTGGTCCTTCCACCCAACACCGAAGTCATTGTCTCCGTCGTGGCAGATAAGATGCCTGCGATAAATGATTTAGTGAGCTACCAGTTGAATTTCCAGAATTCGGACCTTGGATCTGGCGGGCTAACGCTTAGCGATTGGGAGACCGATTTCCCCATTGTTATTGACGGCAATCTCTTGACGCCGAGTGATGCATTTGTCGCGGCCGCAAACCTACAAGTCCAAACAACGCCTGTCATCCTCGGCTCCTTCAGCCTGACTACTCCTGCATTTTCTCAAGGAGGGCCCGTAGAGTTCCTTCTGACACTGGACGAAGTCTCCGGGAATGAAATCACTAGCACCACGATTGGTTCGTTAAGTGGTCAGTCCTATTTTATTAGTGATTTTGGCGACGTCATGATCCAATTCGATGTTACGCCACCCCAGGTCGTTGACGTGCAATTGAACGTCGGCCTGACAGATCCTGCAAACCTTCCGTCCGGTGTGCAGCCAACAAGCTGGAGCACCCAACGGAGCGACATTCGAAACATCGTCGTCACATTCGATGAGGATATCAGCAACATCACTGCAGATGACTTAGTGCTTACCAACCTAGGAATCAACGCCCCGGTGGATGCCGACCAGACGATATCGCTCACCGATGGCATGCTCAGTGTTAACGGGAATTCCCTGACTATCACCTTCGCACCGTATCAGTTACCTGACGGTGTGTTCGAACTCCAGGTCCTCTCCACTGTTACCGACCTATTGGGCAATGACCTTGACGGGGATGGAAACGGAGAAGGTGGCGACGCATATAGCATCGCTGGCAACTCGACTAACAAACTATTCAAGCTGACCGGCGACTACAACGGCACCGGAGGTGTTAATATCCTCGACTCGGCCGTTCCAATTTATTGGTTTGGCACGACGCTTCCCGCAGCACCGGAATACGTCGACTTGAACAAATCAGGAGCAATTAACGTTCTCGACTTTTCGGGATATATCGCAAATTTCGGAAAGGCCGTCACCTATCCTGCAGCTCAAATTACACCCGAGGTTTCCGGCGTCCCACTGTTAATGGAACCACTCGACACGGATCTCCTCTATGCCTTGCTGGCTGAAGCAGTGGCCGCAAAGAATAGCGTGCAGTCGGCGATTGTAAACAGTGCTCCATTACCGGGAGAGAGTTTCGAGCCCGCACATTCGGTCGACCAGTTGGCAGTTATGCCGGTCGTATTTTATTCGGATCCCTGCAAGATTATTCCGAACGACAATGTAGGCAACGCAATTCCAGTCGTTAGCCCAGATCTTTCGCTAGGTGACAAGATGGACTTTGGTGAGCGACTGATCGAGGATACTGCAGACCAAAATATCGCCGCCATAGACGAGTCGTTTCGCGAGCTATCCAACGATGATGACTTCATTCCAGATGAGTTTCTCTGTTTGGACAACGACTGGATTTTACTTAGCTATGCCTCTAAAAAGAAATCCTATTGA